One part of the Anopheles coustani chromosome 2, idAnoCousDA_361_x.2, whole genome shotgun sequence genome encodes these proteins:
- the LOC131262297 gene encoding microfibril-associated glycoprotein 4-like produces MDYLQYKLQEVEQTLKTTIEKVDSKFETRMNAVENSLQSTIMEIEQASKERHINLQDMLIRLEKNDKERVEKGLKTIEIKTRGGLEDLQNQLNFNMSHIRQHQIAQIKSYQETSDTELKKIDENKNTLDMLTDSVRNISIQGNFNTMLLNFMHPVSSCRQAPNVSGKYMIKIAENTKPFEVLCEQTKFEGGWTVIQQRFDGSVDFYRNWTEYRNGFGSLDGEFWLGLEYVYQMTRNRPHELLVEIKDFHGNYAYAKYEEFEIGSESESYVLNKLGTHSGTAGDSMRDNQDEKFSTFDRNNDITVGNCAEERHGAWWYYHCTFSNLNGRYQNTTDYMSAMSWYYFKNDYRGMSYSRMMIRSIVN; encoded by the exons ATGGACTATTTGCAATATAAATTGCAAGAAGTGGAGCAAACACTGAAAACAACCATCGAGAAAGTGGACTCTAAGTTCGAGACAAGAATGAATGCggtggaaaattcattgcaaagTACAATAATG gaaATTGAACAAGCCTCAAAGGAAAGGCATATTAACCTGCAAGACATGCTAATCAGACTGGAGAAAAATGATAAGGAAAGGGTGGAGAAA GGCTTGAAGACAATTGAAATCAAAACACGTGGCGGATTGGAAGATCTTCAAAATCAGTTGAATTTCAATATGAGCCACATTCGGCAACATCAAATCGCGCAAATCAAATCGTACCAAGAAACGTCGGATACGGAGCTCAAGAAAATAGATGAAAACAAGAATACTCTTGACATGTTGACAGATTCGGTACGAAATATTAGTATCCAAGGAAATTTCAACACTatgttgcttaactttatGCATCCAGTGAGTTCATGTCGGCAAGCTCCCAATGTATCAGGAAAATACATGATCAAAATTGCGGAGAATACCAAACCATTCGAGGTACTTTGTGAACAAACTAAGTTCGAAGGCGGCTGGACGGTCATCCAGCAAAGGTTTGACGGTTCAGTCGATTTTTATCGGAACTGGACCGAGTACCGCAATGGATTCGGGAGTTTGGACGGTGAATTCTGGCTCGGGCTAGAATACGTGTATCAAATGACGAGAAACCGACCCCACGAACTGTTGGTGGAGATCAAAGATTTCCATGGAAATTACGCATACGCTAAGTACGAAGAGTTTGAGATAGGTAGTGAGTCAGAGTCGTATGTGTTGAATAAATTAGGGACACACTCAGGGACAGCGGGAGATTCGATGCGAGACAATCAGGATGAAAAGTTTAGCACATTCGATCGTAACAATGATATAACAGTTGGTAATTGCGCTGAGGAGCGACACGGGGCCTGGTGGTACTATCATTGCACCTTTTCCAATTTGAACGGCCGTTATCAGAACACAACAGATTATATGAGTGCGATGTCGTGGTAC